The nucleotide window GATTGCGTAGACTTGATTTGCGAAGATGAAAAACTGGACATGCCGGACCTCATAGCTCGTGTCAGGGACGGCGGCGGCAAGGTCGGTGTCTTCCCAGTCCACCGAAAATGGATCGACATAGGTCAGTGGGGAGAGTATAAGCAGGCTTTAGAAGATTAAAATGGCGGGGAAAAGGAGGGGAATCATGTATTTTATGTTTGCATATTTCACTATTGGGATAATAATAGCACTATTCTTGCCCGCTTCGTATCTAGGGTTTTTGGGGGCTCCCTCGATCGAAAGCCTCATCGGAGCTTTTTTGGGAACTCTTGCAGGTGCCGCGATAATATTTCTGTTCCAGATAAGGATGGAACAGACGCGTTTCTTTCAGTTGGTTTTATCTGAAATCAACAGTGTGTTCTCATCAAATACCGCATGGGAGAGAGTCGGTGGCGAATGGAAGGCATGTGAGTTCAGGAAAGCTGTCGGACTGGCGGAATGGACTACGTCAATAGACGATGTGAGTTCAGATAAATACAAAAAACATGAAAGAAACATTCCTAACAAAAATAAAATAGAATGGAATGGAGTTTTATATCTTGTCGATGAAAACTTTTGTGTCGCCTCGA belongs to Synergistaceae bacterium and includes:
- a CDS encoding SoxR reducing system RseC family protein; this translates as MYFMFAYFTIGIIIALFLPASYLGFLGAPSIESLIGAFLGTLAGAAIIFLFQIRMEQTRFFQLVLSEINSVFSSNTAWERVGGEWKACEFRKAVGLAEWTTSIDDVSSDKYKKHERNIPNKNKIEWNGVLYLVDENFCVASKPLHEYSNWYGLVLSGLETRLLSKKHIQMLWRSLVDNFFEYVDGNLRIGMKQWSEGFVFGGEGSGHPSYKYHQIVLKIVNRYEPARAHCENRSKALKMKLAEKSSV